The Lycium barbarum isolate Lr01 chromosome 10, ASM1917538v2, whole genome shotgun sequence genome includes a region encoding these proteins:
- the LOC132613395 gene encoding antifungal protein ginkbilobin-like protein produces the protein MKVLTTLFIVILGFNCFVRSEFPESKLLDHICNGDTYDKNGPFAKSLYYVLVSLTNETPRQGYDYYVISPYPNDAIAYGHATCSSNVAYSDCDTCVKLSRSFLMTTCDGSIGGQVEFVDCSMRYEQYSFN, from the coding sequence ATGAAAGTATTAACCACATTATTTATTGTTATCTTGGGGTTTAATTGCTTTGTGAGAAGTGAATTTCCAGAGTCCAAATTATTGGACCATATATGCAATGGTGATACGTATGACAAAaatggtccatttgcaaaaaGCTTGTATTATGTTCTTGTATCGTTAACAAATGAGACTCCACGTCAAGGTTATGATTACTATGTAATATCTCCTTATCCTAATGATGCTATAGCTTATGGTCATGCTACGTGTAGTTCAAATGTAGCATATTCAGATTGTGATACTTGTGTAAAACTTTCAAGGTCATTCTTGATGACTACTTGTGATGGTAGTATTGGAGGTCAAGTCGAATTTGTTGATTGCTCAATGAGATATGAACAGTACTCATTCAACTAA